Below is a genomic region from Xiphophorus hellerii strain 12219 chromosome 1, Xiphophorus_hellerii-4.1, whole genome shotgun sequence.
TTTATTGTGGAAACCATTAAATAGATTGCATTACAGTGCATATATTGCAATCTGTCTTTATAACATGTCTATGTAATGTGTCTCCTTATACACTGTATAAGGAGACACATTATACACTGTGTCTCCTTAAACATGAGGGTACCAACATACCCTCATGTTTTAACTGTCTGATATTCAATCACActttaaaagtgatttttatgacatcaaatgtttcttttatcaGCTAATTCAGAattgccaaaattatttctatttgctagcAGTTAAAAAGGgtgagattctttttttttttcttttagaaaaacttgttattattcttttcaaagtcagaactttgtgtttcctctggcaacaaaatatttaggCTCGTTCATGTCTGAATGTCTGATGCCTGACAGTGTTGATCTTTTTGAACCTGCCTTTGTTGTAGGTTGGCACCATCACAAATGATGATGTAAAACTGTCCACAGTTTTCCACTGTGAACAGTTTcacaaaatcaaagtttttgagCTTAATATCAAGTTATattgttattctctcatcaaaataGCACCTGGAGTattgctttaattctttcatgcatggtTGAGTACAAATCTCCTAAGAATGGCTGTAAACGGCATAATGGAAAAGTGTTCTTGTGATGACGTCTTAAGAgactcaaatttcttttaagttatgtatGTTATATATAGTACACACCATTTTTATAACTACTGAATGTAtcgtagttacttgattgtgcaataaaaCAAGATACATAACTTTGTCCCTTTAAAGCACAAAATTGATGACATTTATATCCGTGCTTTGTTTGTTGTCTAATAGTTACTTGTTGTGTGTTGTCTCTAGGCTCTCCTCTGTAGCTGTTTTGTCCCTGGATATTGTGGCTTTCTGCCTCCAGCCTTCAAAGGAGTGGTGAGCATTTCAGAAGAACATTGCGAACTAATTCCAGGAGTTTGCTAAGTCACAAGGTTTTTATGTGTCAACAGCACTATATTGATGGTGGCTTGAGTGGATTCCAGCCCTTTCTCTCTGAGCCATCCAGCCACACACTAACTGTATGCCCATTCTCTGGAGAAGCTGATATATGTCCAGCTGATCCTCCTTCTATGATGGACCTGGTAGCTCCTGGAACTTTTCTAAAGTTCAACATGGCTAACACCTTCAGAATCATCAATGGTCTTTACCCTGTGACTTTAGAGGTAAGATTCTGTattggactttttcttttttagataaaagttttattttttgcattgctAATGTGTTATACAGTAGTCTTATTGAATGACATTCAGAGAGTTCAGTAGTTAGAAATCTTACTTGTCTCTGTTTTATTCTAATGAATTGCCAACAACTTTTTTCAATTACCCCACTGTAGCAAACAATGCTGGGCAATAATCACATTATCCTAACATCCTAacacagctgaaaaaaatgttttatttccacaaaatCCACTATTTACACATAATTAAAATACTTATACATTTCATTACATTTCCTAAGACTTAGGAAGATCTAATTAGggactatttttttcttataagttATTATGTCGAAATAGTACCTATGTCTTTCAACTTAGTAACTTGGCGTAACTGCATTATTGACAAGGTATTACactattaatttaatataaaacacaaaatggccAAAAGTATTACAATACTTAGCAGTTTTTGCATTACTAACCATCATTACAAAATTAGTTTTGAGACCCCACTCTCTGCTCATTTAACAAGACTAAgctacacacacattttcacttCAGGTTAAGCAGGTGAACTTTCCACAATGTCAGCATATATTTGTGTCGAGCTAAATTCCCTTGATTCAAAACAGTTCAAAACCCCTTATGTATCTAAGCCTAGTAACTATGTTATATAAacattcattgtttttaaaagagagatTTAACTTGGTTTTGGTCTTTGAAAACATATGCAACTACTGACACATGGATTTCATATTGCCCTATAGTTGCACTGTTTGTTTACCCTTGTAGGCTGCAGAGCAAGCCTTCAATTTTGGCTACAAAGATGCCATCAACTTCCTTCAGCGCAATGGTGAGTCAAGTTAGAAATTAAATGCTTTAAGTTTACAAAGCATTTAATTTCTGTATTGATGTATTTATTACATTGAtgtatttactttcttttttagctGTTGCTCTTGCAAAGATAGGGCATAGTGTATCCCACGGGTCCTCAAATGGTAACTCCACCAATCCAAAGACATCCAAAGTAGAGGAGCAGAAGATGAAAGGAGGGGAACAAACCgacctgaaaacatttttcaaagaacACAGATCCACGCAAATGTTCAGCTCCACCGTGCAAGAACCCAGTGAAGATCCTCTTCACCATTTTTACTTAATGAAGAATGGTAAGGTTCTCACTAAGCACAGACAATCATCTTTAGCAGCTAATTgattaatgttaaaatttacTGAATTGTTTAGCCAAACAAGAGTTATCTGTAAACCATAGGGTGGTAATCACAATCAGAACATCTCTAAGAAAACATGCATTCTCAAAGTCAAAGCAATGAGTCATTCTGTTGACATCTGACATTACTAACCACTGCTTCATGAAGGCAGCTTTAGAGTACTGAGAGACATGGCTTTCAGttcaaagaaataatgaaacaatgtaacaatggatttttttcaaattattaagCTGCATTTGGAGTggtatttgtctttaaaattgAGATCAGTATACTGATTTATTCCATTAACTGTGTTCTTTTATCTTTCAGTTCTGATGGGGAATGTGACAACTTATCTGAGTATGTTTGGGTTACCAGTGAGGATCTTCTCTCATCTGCTTCTACCTCTCGTGGTGTCATTCTATGCTGTGCTCCAAAGGAGACAAGGGTAATTAATACTTAAggcaacacaaaatgtttttttttaatcaaaactggTCTGATGTGAAAGTAGAAATTACCCTTTGTTAAACAAGGAATTGTGATACATGGTGATCTACCATATGTTTTGGGGAGCGTTCAGTTTCATAAGCCACCACCAGGGCTAATTAATGCCAgagctgataaataaaaatatacattaaaggAACCCGTCAGGCTAAAAGATCCTGATGCATAATCACATCATGCATGGATTTTTGGGTAAATATTCTATGGACTCAGgagacaaaagtggaactttttGAAAGGTGTGCATCCTTTGGCATATAACGAACGCATTCACTTAGTGATCTATAAGTAGATCACCAAGTGAACATAGATCACCAAGTGAACATAGATCACCAAGTGAATGCGTTCGTTACATGCCAAAGGATCTATCTATGGTGATGCACGCACACCTTTTGGTGTGCGTGCATCACCATAGATAGATAGGACATAAATCACCAAGTGAACATAGATCAATTACACAGGGATTAATGTCTTTAAGCCTTTATATTTGTATATTACAAGCTTAATCATGCTGTCTTTGTCTGGTAAAATGATGAATGTGACTCTAAAgaggaaacatttgtttttacagccaGATATATATGTTAACACAATTTAACCATaactatgtattttttttcacttagaCTGAAAATACAGCTTAAAGACGTCCCTGAGTTTCTTGTTTGGAATTGGTATTTCATAGGACATTGTGGGCTTTTCTTCCTGAACATTTTCATCTGTAGCCTCAAGAAACTAATAGAAGACCGGTAAGATGTTCTTCACCTCGACCTGGAAATGTTATTACATGCTTTGATATGGAGATATTGTTTTTACCATGAACACAAGCTTTCCATTTAATTTTAGCAACTCAATTCTGACTTGATTTGACTGAAATGAACTGACTTTGTGTTTTAGGTTAACACGGATCATCTTGCTGCTGCAATGGCTAAGGGTCTACACACAGCACAAAGACAGGTGAGAGGAGAAGGATTTATTACTTTCTGATGTACTTTTTgatttcaaaagaaatcagCCGCAGGAGCATTTGAAAAATGATGAGTCTCTTTATCTCAGGTTAATGGAAccacagaaaaacaatgtaTATCGCTTGTACAATTAGCAGAAATGTAAAGATATATATTCTTTTGGGTAGGATGTTAGAGCTGTTTGGGTTTAACAATATAACCAATTATTTCCAATTAggttttaaagaacaaaaaataataataaaaatatatatatatatattgtactCTACTTCTGTTTCGTTTAAATCCATCATTTACTAAAATTAAAGCCAGAATAACTTACAATATAATGTTCAGGTGTAAAGCCTGAGAGCCTTTAAACCTGAAAACAACACTTAAGTTTTTTAGATTAGTTGATTGAATTTagctattaaaaataaatcaataaaactcATCAGTCTCCtaattttcctgttttcatatttttttgatcagcatttaggattaaaaaaatacagccaGCTGAAATTGTAGTTTAATGAGTAAAGACGTACGATATATTGGCATTAACATTAGTATCAGCCGATGtcagctgtctttttttttttcccatatctATATATATTGGTCTTTTTTGTTTGCGAACACTGTGGAGATTGTGACCTTGATTCAGTAAAATTACAGTGTCTGTATAAAATGCACTACTATCCCAGGTTTATTGacgtaaaaaaattaaaccatgatgaccaatttaaaaactttgttgGCATATGTGACATTTACCTAATTCAACTTGACTACAAACATagatttgtaaaagaaaaaattgaaaCCATGTTGCACTATTGTGAACACTCCTAAACAATTACAAGGTTGAGGCTTTATTAACTTTTGGTGGTACACCAGCTAGAATTTCTCTTCATCCTCATGTTTCTGACACACAACTGCAGGATTTTAGTCTAAACCTGCTGGTATATTAAATAGTAAATAGTAAATGGCTTGTACTTGCATTGAGCTTTATGAAGTCCAGAGGAcaccaaagtgcttcacactacatttaGTCTGTCTGTTGCTTTTGCACAATGCGATTATTTTTTATCCCTTTTCATTGCtctacaaaatatatattattacatTGTTTATACTTTAACCTAACAGATTAGCTTGTTTATCATTTGCATTATGCTGAGCTAATATTGGTAAGATTGTAAGAAATTTGGGGCTATAGTCATGTGTCAGAAGCAGACAGTAACTGAACACATTTATAACCGTTACAGTAATTGAAAATATTAAGCACTCTGATCCACTAAAACCACATTTATTACACAGtataaaatgctgacatttatGAATGTCAGGCTACTGTCACAGACTCTTATTCTCACAGGGAAATACAGAGCTACAGTctgattttcttgtttgtttctgttttgtctgttttattgtgtccttgggtgtttttcacatttagagAGAAGGTGTGGAGAAAAAATGCCTCAGGTCTGTGATAACAGTTACCAGGAACGGGTATTCCTTGTAAAACACTTCTTTTGAATTCAGTGTgttgttcacatttttattgcttgTCTTATCCAGTCAGTTTCTCAAAattttcaatgcattttttttctaatttttgatTAGTGCTGCTAAgtttttcagtaaatgtgtttggagtcttagttttgtttttttttcttttaaaatacactGACATGACAAACCTGTTAAGTcaaacttgaataaaaaaaaaagcgagcAGAAGTGAAACACTGTATTGTTCTAAATTGGTCTcacagagacattttaaaacttgtgATTAAATAGCAGCTCTTATGCTTTACTGCTATAACCAGAAGATGAGACATACATCTTGTTCccagagttttttttaaccacttttGCCCAGAGTAAATGTTCAATTTCTAGAATGTCCTGTTTCCGTTTTGTGCATTTCAACCACAATCGAGTTGAAGCCTCAGATGACTGTGGGGCTCTTGGAAGAGGAGATTGTTGACAGCAGCTGCTTTGTCAAAGTGCAGAGTTACTTGTATAATGGTCTTTGTGTGCTTATATGTTTATTATGGTTAGGTCGCTACTTTATCTAAATGCCACTTGCCCAGATTgagtaatattttacaaatatttgttgaaatgtgcCCAGTAGCTCTCTGTAATTTAGCACAAATTTACTATTTTAGTCTCACCAACTATGATGTTTTCCCCgttttatgaatgaaattaaataaatgcaacaacaaagtgttttgtaaGCATTATTTGGCAGTCAGTGATAAATATGTAAAGGACAAAACATCTCTTtgtaagtttatttatttctgctgtcACTGAAGTGACCATCTACACACAATACAAACACTGCTTCTGGTGACCTTGttgttttatcttaaaaacGTATTTTTCTCTTACTTCCTACACTTGGAAATAAGAGGAACTCAGGGATTTTTCTGCCCTAACTCAGTGATTACACAAAAGTCTACATGTTTAGAATTAAGATTAATGACAATCAAACcgtcaaaatatatttaaacatcCAAAAGGTTAGCAAAGCActttacagtgaaaataaaacatgaagtcaCTGTAAAGCCAGAACAGTCAGTAACTGGGAACAAAATGGGCATTTTTACACCACTTtctatttctaataaaataaaatgtcacaacTATTGTTGCATATTGTtcctttatttgtattttattttttctaaagtttaaaCGTTTCAACTTTTTGCCTGTTTGCTGTTGCCACTTGAAAGCCAAAGTCAAGTTTCTTGGTTTTGAATACAGCTTTGGCCAATGAAGtggattttgaaaataaaccaaaacgcACATGCATGCACGCCCCCACACACGCGcgcatcccccccccccccccccccccccccacacacaccccaacacacacacacacacacgcacgcccccctccccctccaCACAATAATAATGAACTATAACAAATTAAAAGCATATAAAAGGGTCATATTGCCCTTGTAGATAGTAGGAGCAGAGTGAAAGTGATGATACAATGatgacaacaaacaaacacaactaCTGTGAGGACAACAGGAGGATCTGACATCGAGTGACTAAACGAGAAGCCCTCGCAATGGAGATTTTGATTACTGGATGCAacataattaaacattaaataatcattaaattaaattaaataaatgtgtaaatgagCAGATGAGGAACAGGCGTAAGAAGACCAGGAAACTGAAGCACTGAGTAAAAGTAACACGAGTAATCTGAAACGCAAGAAAAATGAGACACTCAAAGCTCAACAGATCATGGTGACagtaaaatcaatttaaaaatgtggaaacaaagaaacaaaaatcaccTAAAATGTGTGCCATCACAGTGGCGCTAAGTATTAGAAGCCAATTGGAATAAATAAGTCTTAAGTTGTGACATAAAAAGCACCAGATCGTCAGTTTAGCATAAATTATGGGGAAGTTTTTTCCACATCCTGTAAGCAGCACAGGCAAAAACAACGACCATCCAGTTGTTTATAACTTGACCATGGTAAGGTGAATTAATTGGAAGACCTCTCATATGATAAAGAAGaatgaaaatttctgagactGGGGTGAATATTACTTACATACTGTAACTAATAAAGACTAATAACTATTTATTCAAGTCTATTTGTTTAAGAGACCATGCTCCTGCCTGTGGAACAACTACAAATTTCTAGAATTCAGCTGAAACTTGCACCATCAGCTGATTTAATTATGAATGAAGGGAAATACTTGTGTGAGTGTTTGATATTGAATCTAAatgagaacaaaaagaaaaaaaaaacatggtaatTTATCAATGCTTTGATAAATATTGTAGTAGTTCTCCCAGTCACAatagtaatattttttgtaactcTGCTCTTTGCTTTCCTTCTAACCTCAGCTTTTTTGTGCCCTTCTAACTTATCTGTAATGTCCCTCACTCCTTGTCCATTATCTCGAAATCGTTGTGGAACTTTCCGTCTTGACGTCTCGTTAATGATGAAGCACTCTCATGCATCTTTAAGCACTTGACAGGAATCTTCCACAGTGAAGTCTCAGTTTGTGCAACACAGCAACTCTGAGAGGTATTCTTGTTTCTTGTATTATTTGTCTCCCAACTGGACTGGGACTTGTTGCATGTTGCATTCTTTAGGAACTCTATTAGGTCTTCTTACATCTCGATGCAATGAGGCATGGGATCCCCCGTCTTCCTGCATTTGAATCATTTAGAGAGAGTCTGTGCTTAAAGCTGCTGTAAAGAGACAAGGAAGTTCTGGATGGAAAATGCAGCCTTTTGTGGTATTTTGTCAAAGACATATCACAGACATATTAGGAAACAAGGAACTAAATTCAGTTTGAGAAAATATAAAGACTTGACAAAAGTCCATTGTGGGGACCAATTCCatgaaaaaatacagtttttgatTTGTATTTGCTTGTTTGACACTGATATAGTTCAGAGCTTtatgcaaattttaatatcacacCAAGAAGAAGACTGGAAAAATCCTAAAGGAGAATGTCCATCAGTCATTTTGAGACCATAAGCTTGAATACACCAGTAAGTTCACTTTAGCATGgctccaaaaaataaaaataaaataaaaaatctcgaATAAAGGTTTTGGAGTGGTCATAGTCTTGGccttaaacatttgtttttgtagacCTAagtgtggctgaattaaaacaattccaTATAGAAGAGTGAAGCAAAACTCCTCCACAGAACTCAAATGACTCCTGTGTTTGCAAACGCTTGATAGCAGCTATAGCCACTAATGGTGACATAACCAGCCATTGTCttataaaattgacttttttaaactttacatcatgttttaatgttgtgaagctttaatcatttaatctccCAGGGCAGCCATTATGTAGTGGCTAAACGCTTGCTTATGAAATGCGCTACCTATTTACCCAAAGCTCTGCCTTGGAGCTTCATTCTCCAGTCAAACATTCAGCCCGCAGAGCACcccacacccatacacacacacacacgcacacccctacCCACCCCCaaacaccccaacacacacacacacacacgcccacacacaaaaaaagataaaaagaagatGAAATCTGTGAAGAGGGAAATACTTATAACAGTTCAATTTCTAATAAAACTGTAATATAATGTTCAGCATTGGTCCAGCAACCCCACTGACTTTAAAACAACTGAGCTTTGAGTGAAACACATAATTGTGTATACCTACTAGTTTCAGAGTCACAGTTCTTCTTTGCAAGGTAAGATGCACGACTGGACAAAAATAAcctaaacatttcatttcagctgGTACAAAAACAGCCACTGAAAAATTCTCACATTTTCTATTGATACTATTTTACACCTACGTAATACGGCAGAGTGttactttttttcaaaaatctgtCCATTGCGATATGCTGCCCTCATGTGAAGACGTTATCAGCCTagacataaattaaaatcttcCATCTCTCAAACCCAATTGCATCTAGTGAGTTTTTCAACTCTCAACCCCGTTACCGGGGCTGCTCGTAAGGTATCATTATGTCCAACAGTCCATTATGCAGACTAGGTGGCATGTGACCTCACAGCTCCTGTTTCTTCATAAGCATCAATCACCCCTCCTTTCCCTCGTTTCATTTACATCTCTGTTTCTCACAATGACCTTGAGGGCTCCATAGTGTCAGTACAGTGTAAAATGTAACGTCAAACTCTAGAACTGAAGGTTTGATATGTTCTCTGCAGAGTTTACAGCCGACAGTGACTAGAATGACTTGGAAATATTCTAATGAGGAGGTGATTAAAAACACTTACTTGTTCTACTTCAGCTTGAAATTTTGGAAACATGTTCACAGTCATTGTTCATAGTCTTGCATAACGATACAacagttgtaatgtgacaacaCAATTCAGCTCCAAAGTTGCATGTGAGTATGTTTTAATCTGCATTGCAAATGAGCAATTTCTTCAAGAAGTTGTTAAGATTGTGTTATTCATTGTGTTGCTCCCTGCTGCttactgagttttttttcttctgctgggGCAGCGACAGTATCATGCTTGATGTCAAAAAACATCACTCTTTAATTTATTCCTTAAATGGGTATgctgtcatgaggtgtggtgcgggttggtggtgaggcagacgctattgacccagatgagatgaataatggatgtttaatagaaaataagtccagaaacacggcagctcgcacagagacacaccgacgacgaacagactagacattgacgaggacccgacgaggaacaaggaacacaggtggagttaaatacatgggagggtaatgacagaacgagacacacctgggaacaatcaaggggaggacaggacaacgaagagacgcaaggacacaaaaaactctaaatgaacacagaaaacacagatcctgacagtacccccccctcaagggcggctaccagacgcccacaaaacaaaaacccaacaagggtgggcggaggggcgctggacggggggccagagtccagaaaaaacaaaaaacaacccaccattgcgggcggaaacacagggagggccaagagtccaaaaacaacaaaaaactacccacagggtgggcggaggcaaaggaggcgggaaccacggaggtggtctggcggtcgtccgcggcggcgggaaccacggaggcggtccggcggccgtccgcagcgctggaggcgggaaccccggaggcggtccggcggccgtccgcggcgctggaggcgggaaccacggaggcggtccggcggccgtccgcggcgctggaggcgggaaccacggaggcggtccagcggccgtccgcggcgcagGAGGTGGCAATggggagtcccgggggccgccctcagacggcgatgacgagccccccgaggcagggtctctggtggagcacagggggtctcagtgggaacgccaggagtctgagtcggaacactgggagtcttatgaggaacgcagggggtcttggtcgtcggggtctcggaaggaacgtagagggtctcgggagtcggggtctcggaaggaacgcagagggtcagggtctcaggaggaacgctgggggtctcggtctcaggaggaacactgggggtctcggtctcaggaggaacactgggggtctcggtctcaggaggaacgcagaaggtcagggtcggaacgcagggagtctctggaggaacgcagggagtcagagtcggaacacagggagtcagagtcggaacgcagggagtcagagtcggaacgcagggagtcagagtcggaacgcagggagtctctggaggaacgcagggagtctctggaggaacgcagggagtctgagtcggaacgcagggagtctcggaaggaacgctgggggtctgggtctcggaaggaacactgggagtctcggaaggaacactgggagtctcggaaggtgcgccggctggaacgccggctgattcggcctcgggtgcgccggctggaacgccggctgattcggcctcgggtgcgccggctggaacgccggctgattcggcctcgggtgcgccggctggaggtgagccggagcagagcctcggggccggttgcgggggcgagccggagcggagcctcggggccggttgcgggggcgagccggagcggagcctcggggccggttgcgggggcgagccggagcggagcctgggaaacggctgcgggggcgagccgcagcgaagccttggaaacggctgcgggggcgagccgcagcgaagccttggaaacggctgcgggggcgagccgcagcgaagccttggaaacggctgcgggggcgagccgcagcgaagcctgggaaccggctgcagGGGCgggccggagcggagcctgggaaccggcagcggaggtgacagctccggaaggcgacgaggggccgggtccaccggcggctcacgtcgctgtctccgggctgaccgtggaggtggcggctccggaaagcgacgaggggccgggtctgccggcggctcacgtcgctgtctccgggcagacagcggaggtgctggctccggaaagcgacgaggggccgggtctgccggcggctcacgtcgctgtcttcgggcagacagcggaggtggcggctccggaaagcgacgaggggccggctccaccggcggctcaggtcgctggcttcccggacggaggtatcgacgggggccgtatccggggggtgccaacaccagtcttgtcccccggaaaagctcccgctgcaagtcggcgagggcttccactagctccctctcctccctgccggatctccgcctcctTCCGCTCTGCTCCTTTGGTCGGAACCTcgctccagctgggtccattatagcagcctcaccgatcggtatggtcgggtccttctgtcatgaggtgtggtgcgggttggtggtgaggcagacgctattgacccagatgagatgaataatggatgtttaatagaaaataagtccagaaacacggcagctcgcacagagacacaccgacgacgaacagactagacattgacgaggacccgacgaggaacaaggaacacaggtggagttaaatacatgggagggtaatgacagaacgagacacacctgggaacaatcaaggggaggacaggacaacgaagagacgcaaggacacaaaaaactctaaatgaacacagaaaacacagatcctgacatatgcaacaatatgaaaatgtagttttatgaTTATCTTGAGCAACTTGATCACAGTTATCAATATTAGCAAAGTTTtgttaaaatgcattgaaaatatgacaaaagaaTTATTACAGTTG
It encodes:
- the pnpla1 gene encoding patatin-like phospholipase domain-containing protein 2 isoform X1 — translated: MPHSISSSHFREVPYDISFSGSGFLATYQLGVVLCFLKYTPWILQSAPHILGASAGSVVAAAAVCEINPAVIRDEIILFVKQVMAAPLGPLNPSVNVFKWLESVLHKHLPSDAHHFANGRLGVAVTRLSDGKHLIMSEFQSKEDVVKALLCSCFVPGYCGFLPPAFKGVHYIDGGLSGFQPFLSEPSSHTLTVCPFSGEADICPADPPSMMDLVAPGTFLKFNMANTFRIINGLYPVTLEAAEQAFNFGYKDAINFLQRNAVALAKIGHSVSHGSSNGNSTNPKTSKVEEQKMKGGEQTDLKTFFKEHRSTQMFSSTVQEPSEDPLHHFYLMKNVLMGNVTTYLSMFGLPVRIFSHLLLPLVVSFYAVLQRRQGLKIQLKDVPEFLVWNWYFIGHCGLFFLNIFICSLKKLIEDRLTRIILLLQWLRVYTQHKDREKVWRKNASGL
- the pnpla1 gene encoding patatin-like phospholipase domain-containing protein 2 isoform X2, which codes for MAAPLGPLNPSVNVFKWLESVLHKHLPSDAHHFANGRLGVAVTRLSDGKHLIMSEFQSKEDVVKALLCSCFVPGYCGFLPPAFKGVHYIDGGLSGFQPFLSEPSSHTLTVCPFSGEADICPADPPSMMDLVAPGTFLKFNMANTFRIINGLYPVTLEAAEQAFNFGYKDAINFLQRNAVALAKIGHSVSHGSSNGNSTNPKTSKVEEQKMKGGEQTDLKTFFKEHRSTQMFSSTVQEPSEDPLHHFYLMKNVLMGNVTTYLSMFGLPVRIFSHLLLPLVVSFYAVLQRRQGLKIQLKDVPEFLVWNWYFIGHCGLFFLNIFICSLKKLIEDRLTRIILLLQWLRVYTQHKDREKVWRKNASGL